A part of Gemmatimonas groenlandica genomic DNA contains:
- a CDS encoding serine/threonine-protein kinase, with the protein MPKVCPVCGTSYPDLNVFCPSDGSTLRAADSDGDLIGSVVADRYLVTDLLGEGGMGKVYLARHVRLPLQAAIKVLRPELLKDAASVARFNREAANASRIEHANVARVFDFGETSDGTVYLAMEYIAGRTLKDVLEKDGPLTLQRTAVLVRQVADGLDAAHRMGIVHRDLKPDNILVTVDENGVDRCKVVDFGIAKAVGGNEKEAGLTRTGFVVGTPEFMSPEQLLGTELDHRSDVYALALVAYTCLTLDLPFDRNTPDRGMTARLMSAPRPLAVVRNDLKWPGGLQAVLDQALEREPTKRTSSAGAFAKALEFVTAGPVASAAPAAAAPASAPAAKVDTPAARQIATVSRGDIKKEVKARGGVVTPPAKAVKPVTKPSKPVPTVQADDDDEPAPRRSFSWPRVRLPSIGFLLVVGGGIWFYNKQRAPRVRDVENLVNAATNAGGSLIDGAQSAAASAKEAITSTKTSTPEPTPAGGKASAPASTPSGAPASTPAGTPAGIPAAPKPAAPAATPSGASARRSLDSITKALDPLTADEAVARVAIPAIRGLLTRITTAEDSAWAYIRIAEAHLLMDEVKPACTALRSARGVAQSMSQARVVSDYTTKLSCGE; encoded by the coding sequence ATGCCGAAAGTCTGTCCCGTCTGTGGCACAAGCTATCCCGATCTGAACGTATTCTGCCCGTCCGACGGCAGTACGCTCCGCGCAGCCGACTCCGATGGTGATCTGATCGGCAGTGTGGTCGCCGACCGGTATCTGGTCACCGACCTGCTGGGCGAAGGCGGGATGGGCAAGGTGTACCTGGCCCGGCACGTTCGCCTGCCACTCCAGGCCGCGATCAAGGTGCTGCGCCCGGAGCTGCTCAAAGACGCGGCGTCGGTGGCGCGATTCAACCGCGAAGCCGCCAACGCCAGCCGCATCGAGCACGCCAATGTGGCCCGCGTCTTCGACTTCGGTGAAACGAGCGACGGCACGGTGTATCTGGCCATGGAGTACATCGCCGGCCGGACGCTCAAGGACGTGCTGGAGAAGGACGGGCCGCTCACGCTGCAGCGCACCGCGGTGTTGGTCCGGCAGGTGGCCGACGGACTGGATGCCGCGCATCGCATGGGCATCGTGCACCGCGACCTCAAGCCCGACAACATCCTGGTCACCGTCGACGAGAATGGCGTGGACCGGTGCAAAGTGGTGGACTTCGGCATCGCGAAGGCCGTCGGCGGCAACGAGAAGGAGGCGGGTCTCACCCGTACCGGTTTCGTGGTCGGCACACCGGAGTTCATGAGCCCGGAGCAGCTGCTGGGCACCGAGCTGGATCATCGAAGCGACGTGTACGCCCTCGCACTGGTGGCCTACACCTGCCTCACGCTCGACTTGCCGTTCGACCGGAACACACCCGATCGCGGGATGACGGCGCGTCTCATGAGTGCGCCGCGTCCGCTGGCGGTGGTCCGCAACGATCTGAAGTGGCCGGGTGGTCTGCAGGCGGTGCTCGACCAGGCGCTGGAGCGGGAGCCCACCAAGCGCACGTCATCGGCCGGTGCCTTCGCCAAGGCCTTGGAGTTCGTCACGGCGGGACCGGTCGCCAGTGCGGCGCCAGCCGCCGCGGCGCCCGCTTCAGCGCCCGCGGCCAAAGTCGATACGCCGGCGGCGCGTCAGATCGCCACGGTGTCGCGCGGCGATATCAAGAAAGAGGTCAAGGCGCGCGGGGGGGTCGTCACCCCACCGGCGAAGGCAGTCAAGCCCGTCACCAAGCCCAGCAAGCCGGTTCCGACGGTGCAGGCCGATGACGATGACGAGCCGGCGCCTCGACGGAGCTTTTCGTGGCCGCGCGTGCGCCTGCCGAGCATCGGCTTCCTTCTGGTGGTCGGTGGCGGCATCTGGTTCTACAACAAGCAGCGGGCACCGCGGGTCCGCGATGTCGAGAACCTCGTCAATGCGGCCACCAACGCCGGCGGATCACTGATCGACGGTGCGCAGTCGGCCGCGGCCAGCGCGAAGGAGGCCATCACCTCCACGAAGACGTCGACGCCCGAGCCGACTCCCGCCGGCGGCAAGGCTTCGGCACCCGCAAGCACACCGTCCGGCGCCCCCGCGAGTACACCCGCCGGTACACCCGCAGGTATACCGGCCGCGCCCAAGCCGGCCGCGCCGGCTGCGACGCCATCGGGAGCATCGGCCCGTCGGTCGCTCGACAGCATTACGAAGGCGCTCGACCCGCTCACCGCCGATGAAGCCGTGGCGCGTGTCGCGATTCCCGCGATCCGTGGGCTGCTCACACGGATAACGACGGCCGAAGACAGTGCGTGGGCCTACATCCGCATTGCCGAAGCCCACTTGCTGATGGACGAAGTGAAGCCTGCCTGCACGGCCCTACGCAGCGCGCGTGGGGTGGCGCAGTCGATGTCGCAAGCGCGCGTCGTCAGCGACTACACCACGAAACTGAGCTGCGGCGAGTAA
- a CDS encoding CsgG/HfaB family protein, with protein MIAASLVRRTRRALAVTALTVPLAIATAGAQGTPSTRPTVAVMYFTNGAISNNAEYAPLSKGLAEMMITELSANTNIRVVERDRLQALLAEQDLGATGRVEKETAAKIGKTLGALHMLMGSFVIDTKQRIRMDVRAINTETSELEYATSVTGKADNMLELLGALGTKLNAGLKLPAVPSGFQEGAAVGAKGPNQLRSMMLISRALEAQDKKNSTQAVALYKEAVQANPNNARAKTLLASAERSAK; from the coding sequence ATGATCGCTGCCTCGCTCGTTCGCCGCACTCGCAGGGCTCTGGCCGTCACTGCACTGACCGTGCCCCTGGCGATCGCCACGGCTGGTGCACAGGGCACCCCGTCGACCCGTCCGACCGTTGCCGTCATGTACTTCACCAACGGCGCCATCAGCAACAATGCGGAATATGCGCCCCTCAGCAAGGGGCTCGCGGAGATGATGATTACGGAGCTGTCGGCCAACACGAACATCCGCGTCGTTGAGCGCGATCGACTGCAAGCGCTGCTGGCCGAGCAGGATCTTGGCGCGACTGGCCGTGTGGAGAAGGAAACGGCGGCCAAGATCGGCAAGACGCTCGGCGCGCTGCACATGCTGATGGGCAGCTTCGTGATCGACACGAAGCAACGGATCCGCATGGACGTCCGCGCGATCAATACGGAGACGTCGGAGCTCGAATACGCCACCTCCGTCACGGGCAAGGCGGACAACATGCTCGAGCTATTGGGCGCGCTGGGCACGAAGTTGAACGCCGGGCTCAAGCTTCCCGCGGTGCCGTCGGGCTTTCAGGAAGGGGCGGCGGTGGGCGCCAAGGGCCCGAACCAGCTGCGTTCGATGATGCTGATCAGCCGCGCGCTCGAGGCGCAGGACAAGAAGAATTCCACGCAAGCGGTCGCGCTGTACAAGGAAGCGGTGCAGGCGAATCCGAACAACGCTCGGGCGAAGACCTTGTTGGCCTCCGCCGAGCGTAGTGCGAAGTAG
- a CDS encoding InlB B-repeat-containing protein, whose product MTSMKQPIRIGLTAVAALLAACSDPADVTSPDRNAPASIALTTSVMASQASVVQLKVQSAYLRQGGTTVDIGTQTITLSDVPTQQVPISIDLAACLADDSRAGLTAGTGSTGAALPPADDECVVRLLVDLVLDGAAVDRQTVGPISLSPGVQKTVTAPIALNEVGTVRIDAPSANVVAAGQPLRMEITRTMQLAGVVLDGAARVITGRTVNWSSSAPGVMTVNANGLVTAVTTGTATITAQTAGRVTTVVVRSVPLPAALTIVSTSTSGQATVRSAPAGIDCTVNGSVLTGTCAFTFPGDASVVLTTTPAALSELLSWTNDCSAAIGTTCTIATSQARTVGVSLRAFRTLTITGTGNGTGSITSPAGLNCVITAGITSGNCSINVTDGSSVTLTASATSPNSFRAWSGDCASSTGNTCTLTMNTNRAPGARFDAPVLLTATPSGTGNGSILASGVISCTRSSNVNTGTCSSSVTFGNLVTLTASAGSFSTFIGWTGACTGSATTCQVTMDQARAVGATFTRLTGTVTFSLTGSGTGGVSVNGTTLCTKTPAFTSIGCSIILDLGSVVSLLAQPGANTGFVGYSGSLCSGSSLPCAFTLTGNAGVGLAFGPLASIVTVSAGANSTGGGTVSTSDVSLNCAFAGQSTTGVCGKTVSGGGSITLTATGNANSTLSAWGGACSAFRFDPVCTFTPSSNVSVTARFVPAVTFNLSVYGGAGSRVNITSPTQNSSCLASIGNCAYKLVIGETVRLEAAPGADDFFSGWSAPCQEMSGPICTIVATVNTTSGQSYFYSGSGIAPPPLIKKQGGVPQ is encoded by the coding sequence ATGACTTCCATGAAGCAGCCCATCCGCATCGGCCTGACCGCAGTCGCCGCGTTGCTCGCCGCCTGCAGCGATCCCGCCGATGTCACCAGCCCCGATCGTAACGCGCCGGCCAGCATCGCCCTCACGACTTCGGTCATGGCCTCCCAGGCGTCGGTCGTCCAGCTCAAAGTGCAGTCGGCCTACCTGCGGCAGGGTGGAACGACCGTCGACATCGGCACGCAGACGATCACGCTGTCCGACGTGCCCACCCAGCAGGTCCCGATCAGCATTGATCTCGCGGCGTGTCTCGCGGACGACTCGCGCGCCGGCTTGACCGCCGGCACGGGCTCCACCGGTGCCGCCTTGCCGCCGGCGGACGACGAATGCGTCGTCCGTCTCCTCGTCGATCTCGTACTCGACGGGGCCGCCGTGGATCGCCAGACCGTAGGACCCATCTCGCTCAGTCCCGGCGTGCAGAAAACGGTGACGGCGCCGATCGCTTTGAACGAAGTCGGCACGGTTCGCATCGACGCCCCCAGTGCCAATGTCGTCGCCGCCGGACAGCCGTTGCGCATGGAGATCACGCGCACGATGCAGCTCGCGGGCGTTGTCCTCGATGGTGCCGCGCGCGTAATCACGGGACGTACGGTGAACTGGAGCAGCAGCGCGCCGGGCGTGATGACGGTGAACGCCAATGGATTGGTCACCGCCGTGACCACCGGCACCGCGACGATCACCGCTCAAACCGCCGGTCGCGTGACCACCGTGGTCGTTCGCTCGGTGCCGCTTCCCGCCGCGCTCACCATTGTTTCCACCAGCACCTCCGGACAAGCCACCGTTCGCTCGGCGCCCGCCGGCATCGACTGCACCGTGAACGGCTCGGTGCTCACCGGCACCTGCGCCTTCACCTTCCCCGGTGACGCGTCGGTCGTGCTCACGACCACCCCCGCCGCACTCTCCGAACTGCTGTCGTGGACCAACGACTGTAGCGCCGCCATCGGCACCACCTGCACCATTGCCACGTCGCAGGCCCGTACCGTCGGCGTGTCCCTGCGCGCCTTCCGCACGCTCACCATCACCGGCACCGGCAATGGCACCGGTTCGATCACGAGTCCGGCCGGATTGAACTGCGTGATCACGGCCGGCATCACGAGTGGCAATTGCTCGATCAACGTCACCGACGGTTCATCGGTCACGCTTACCGCGAGCGCCACGTCGCCCAACAGCTTCCGCGCGTGGAGCGGCGACTGCGCGAGCAGCACCGGCAATACGTGTACACTCACGATGAACACGAACCGCGCGCCGGGTGCGCGCTTCGACGCACCGGTGCTGCTCACCGCAACGCCGAGCGGCACGGGCAATGGATCGATCCTCGCGTCGGGCGTGATCTCGTGCACACGCAGCAGCAACGTGAACACGGGCACGTGCAGCAGCAGCGTGACGTTCGGAAACCTCGTCACGCTGACGGCCAGCGCCGGATCGTTCTCGACGTTCATCGGCTGGACAGGCGCCTGCACCGGTAGTGCAACCACGTGTCAGGTCACGATGGACCAGGCCCGCGCCGTCGGCGCCACGTTCACGCGGCTCACGGGCACCGTGACCTTCTCGCTGACCGGTTCAGGCACCGGCGGTGTCTCGGTGAACGGCACGACGCTCTGCACCAAGACGCCGGCTTTTACGTCGATCGGATGCAGTATTATCCTCGATCTCGGATCGGTGGTCTCGCTCCTCGCGCAGCCGGGGGCGAACACCGGCTTCGTGGGCTACTCCGGGTCGCTCTGCTCCGGCTCGTCGCTGCCCTGCGCGTTCACGCTCACCGGGAACGCCGGTGTGGGGCTCGCCTTCGGTCCGCTGGCCAGTATCGTCACGGTGAGTGCCGGCGCGAACTCCACGGGCGGAGGCACGGTGTCCACCTCGGATGTGTCGCTGAACTGCGCGTTCGCCGGACAGTCCACGACCGGCGTGTGCGGCAAGACCGTCAGCGGCGGCGGATCGATCACGCTCACCGCGACGGGGAATGCCAATTCAACGCTGTCAGCGTGGGGCGGCGCCTGCTCGGCATTCCGCTTTGACCCCGTCTGCACCTTCACACCATCCAGCAACGTGAGCGTCACCGCGCGCTTCGTTCCGGCGGTCACCTTCAATCTGTCGGTGTACGGCGGCGCGGGTTCGCGCGTCAACATCACGTCGCCGACACAGAACTCCAGCTGTCTCGCCTCGATCGGGAACTGCGCGTACAAGCTGGTGATCGGCGAAACGGTTCGCCTGGAAGCCGCGCCGGGGGCCGACGACTTCTTCTCGGGTTGGAGTGCGCCGTGTCAGGAGATGAGCGGCCCGATCTGCACCATCGTGGCCACTGTCAACACGACCTCCGGTCAGTCGTACTTCTACTCCGGCAGCGGCATCGCACCGCCGCCCCTCATCAAAAAGCAGGGCGGCGTACCGCAGTAA
- a CDS encoding CsgG/HfaB family protein: MLSTHLRPLPPSHPSAGGRPWLSIVTPALSLLLAAGCAGSRPVPATAARPVTAADSARVRALAAEQAGNGTRRGVIGVPPFASLGRDTTLVPLAFALADLVSTDLSLSKGLTVVERARLGEVLRELDLAASGRVDSATAPRVGRLVSAERLIFGSVEPLPDGRTIRLGARIGDVEKSTVTTAVDARAPLAEIFAAEKELVFRLFQSLGIVLSPAERAEIEQQPTKSVAALLAYGRGVQRTYQGDSKGAANAFRQAHRIDKSFQGARDREIEARVIGAIGTSNPVAIPGVRPLDRAISTAVDRLNRPLDLVTNVSRAVSTATDPSFPNAKGIIVITVVRP; this comes from the coding sequence ATGCTTTCCACGCATCTGCGTCCGTTGCCGCCGTCACATCCTTCCGCGGGCGGGCGCCCGTGGTTGTCGATCGTGACGCCGGCGCTGTCTCTGCTGCTCGCCGCCGGTTGTGCCGGTTCGCGACCTGTGCCGGCTACCGCGGCGCGCCCCGTGACCGCGGCCGACAGTGCCCGGGTCCGCGCGCTTGCCGCTGAACAGGCCGGTAACGGCACGCGACGAGGCGTCATCGGCGTGCCGCCGTTTGCGTCCCTGGGGCGCGACACTACGCTGGTGCCGCTGGCCTTCGCGCTGGCTGACCTCGTCTCGACCGATCTATCGCTCAGCAAAGGCCTCACCGTCGTCGAGCGGGCCCGACTGGGCGAAGTGCTGCGTGAACTCGATCTCGCGGCCTCGGGGCGTGTCGACTCTGCCACCGCGCCGCGCGTCGGTCGACTCGTGAGCGCCGAACGGCTCATCTTCGGCTCCGTCGAGCCGCTGCCCGACGGTCGCACCATTCGACTCGGCGCCCGGATCGGCGATGTCGAGAAGTCCACCGTGACGACGGCCGTCGATGCCCGTGCCCCACTGGCCGAGATCTTCGCGGCCGAGAAGGAGCTGGTGTTCCGACTCTTCCAGTCGCTCGGCATCGTGCTCTCGCCAGCCGAACGCGCCGAGATCGAGCAGCAGCCCACCAAGAGTGTGGCCGCCCTGCTGGCGTACGGACGCGGCGTACAGCGCACCTATCAGGGGGATTCGAAGGGCGCCGCCAACGCGTTCCGCCAAGCCCACCGCATCGACAAGAGTTTTCAGGGCGCCCGCGATCGTGAGATCGAAGCGCGCGTGATCGGCGCCATCGGCACCAGCAACCCCGTCGCCATTCCCGGCGTGCGACCGCTCGATCGCGCCATCTCCACGGCCGTCGATCGCCTCAATCGGCCGCTCGATCTCGTCACCAACGTCTCGCGTGCCGTGTCCACCGCGACCGATCCGTCCTTTCCGAACGCCAAGGGGATCATCGTGATCACGGTGGTGCGTCCATGA
- a CDS encoding M48 family metalloprotease, which produces MGTGLRRAAACGLLLSTGACATNPVTGRRELSLISESQEIQMGKQASAGDLQRVGEYPSSEAQALVKRIGTQIAAKSERPNLPWEFHLLDDAAVNAFAYPGGFIFVTRGLMTHLNSEAELAEVIGHEIGHVTAKHTVAAMSKQQVAQIGLVGASILSPTVAKYGDVLGSGAGLLFLKFGRDDELQADALGFQYSLAQGFDVREAANVFTTLGRLGDGGGRVPEWQSTHPDPGNRVQRAEQRVAELPAGALSNTKVNRDTYMRLLNGMVFGENPRQGYFRGTRFLHPDLRFEITFPTGWKTANMPDAVVAGSPDNGAQIQLVPGQGTPTQALQGFLGQQGIVVGQSGQTTINGLPAVIASFTAQTEQGGLAGLAMSVSHQNTTYLIYGIMAQQVASQRGAEVEASIRSFKPLNDPALINVQPGRVEIVTLPSAMNGTQFLQRYPSTIPEAQVLIINGIQAASTLPRGALMKRVVGGIGS; this is translated from the coding sequence ATGGGGACAGGACTGCGCCGTGCTGCAGCTTGCGGGCTGCTGCTTTCGACAGGCGCCTGCGCGACGAATCCCGTGACGGGACGGCGCGAGCTGTCGCTCATCTCGGAATCGCAGGAAATCCAGATGGGCAAACAGGCCTCGGCCGGTGATCTGCAGCGGGTCGGTGAATACCCCAGCTCAGAAGCGCAGGCCTTGGTGAAGCGCATCGGTACGCAGATCGCGGCCAAGTCGGAGCGTCCGAATCTGCCGTGGGAGTTCCATCTGCTCGACGATGCGGCGGTGAATGCGTTCGCCTATCCCGGCGGCTTCATCTTCGTGACGCGCGGCTTGATGACGCACCTGAACAGCGAAGCGGAGCTCGCCGAGGTCATCGGGCACGAGATCGGTCACGTGACCGCAAAGCACACGGTCGCTGCGATGAGCAAGCAACAAGTCGCCCAGATCGGACTGGTGGGCGCGAGCATTCTCTCGCCGACGGTCGCCAAGTACGGCGATGTGCTGGGCTCCGGTGCCGGACTGCTTTTCCTCAAGTTCGGTCGTGATGACGAACTGCAGGCCGACGCGCTCGGCTTCCAGTATTCGCTCGCGCAAGGCTTCGATGTGCGTGAAGCGGCGAATGTGTTCACGACACTCGGTCGTTTGGGCGACGGTGGTGGTCGCGTGCCGGAGTGGCAGAGCACGCACCCGGATCCGGGCAATCGCGTGCAGCGTGCCGAGCAACGTGTGGCGGAACTGCCTGCCGGCGCGTTGTCGAACACGAAGGTCAATCGTGATACGTACATGCGACTGCTGAACGGCATGGTCTTCGGCGAGAATCCGCGTCAGGGCTATTTCCGCGGCACGCGCTTCCTCCATCCGGATCTCCGCTTCGAAATCACGTTCCCGACAGGCTGGAAGACGGCGAACATGCCGGATGCGGTCGTCGCGGGAAGCCCCGACAACGGTGCGCAGATCCAGCTCGTCCCGGGCCAGGGCACGCCGACACAGGCGCTGCAGGGCTTTCTCGGTCAGCAGGGCATCGTGGTCGGTCAGAGCGGCCAGACGACGATCAACGGTCTTCCGGCAGTGATCGCATCGTTTACGGCGCAGACGGAGCAGGGCGGCCTCGCCGGCCTCGCGATGTCCGTGTCGCATCAGAACACGACGTACCTGATCTACGGCATCATGGCGCAGCAAGTCGCGTCGCAGCGTGGTGCCGAAGTGGAGGCGTCGATCCGCTCGTTCAAGCCACTGAACGATCCGGCGCTGATCAACGTGCAACCGGGACGCGTGGAGATCGTGACACTGCCGTCAGCGATGAACGGTACCCAGTTCCTGCAGCGATATCCGAGTACGATTCCTGAAGCCCAAGTGCTGATCATCAACGGCATCCAAGCCGCATCGACGCTGCCGCGTGGTGCGCTCATGAAACGTGTGGTGGGCGGGATTGGTTCGTGA
- a CDS encoding MFS transporter has product MFTLFLVVFLDLIGFGMIIPVFPFYAEHVGVAPASVIFFLGLYSLGQLVGAPIWGSLSDRIGRRPVLLITLLANAGASAMLAFSTTGTMLAISRIVAGLAAGNISAAYAYTTDITTDDTRPKALGLLGSAFGMGFVLGPALGGMLAGANPDDGSAFARVAYGAAVLSLVAFVLTLFRLPESLPPEKRRSSTTKRTGMRTYFARPVLRDLLLSTVIVVAAVALFQSTLALFTADRLGVGPRALGWIYGFVGVVSVVVQGGVIGPLTKRFGAQSLTRIGAILVGVGMGCIPFSHSMAWLLFALGIFGVGSALFNPSMSGLVANAAEPHERGSVLGAYQGAASMGRVIGPFAASGVASASSLSIPFLVGAVVSLAGALLIHTRPKPKPPTDLIETETNGS; this is encoded by the coding sequence GTGTTCACACTTTTTCTCGTTGTCTTTCTCGACCTGATCGGGTTCGGGATGATCATCCCGGTCTTTCCGTTCTACGCCGAGCATGTCGGTGTCGCACCGGCATCGGTCATCTTCTTCCTGGGGCTGTACTCGCTCGGGCAGCTGGTGGGCGCGCCGATCTGGGGTAGTCTCTCGGATCGCATCGGCCGACGCCCCGTGCTGCTGATCACGCTGCTCGCCAACGCCGGTGCCTCGGCGATGCTGGCCTTCAGCACGACGGGCACCATGCTGGCGATTTCACGCATCGTGGCCGGACTCGCCGCCGGCAACATCTCGGCGGCCTACGCCTACACCACGGATATCACTACCGACGACACTCGGCCCAAGGCGCTCGGCCTGCTCGGCTCCGCCTTTGGCATGGGCTTCGTTCTCGGCCCGGCGTTGGGCGGAATGCTGGCCGGTGCGAATCCCGACGACGGCTCGGCGTTCGCCCGCGTGGCGTACGGCGCCGCCGTGCTGTCGCTCGTCGCATTTGTGCTGACGCTGTTCCGACTCCCCGAATCGCTGCCGCCGGAAAAGCGCCGGTCGTCGACCACGAAGCGTACGGGCATGCGCACCTACTTCGCGCGCCCGGTGCTGCGCGATCTGTTGCTCTCGACGGTTATCGTGGTGGCCGCCGTCGCGCTCTTTCAGAGCACGCTGGCGCTGTTTACCGCCGACCGCCTCGGCGTGGGTCCGCGCGCGCTGGGCTGGATCTACGGCTTCGTCGGCGTCGTGTCTGTGGTGGTGCAGGGCGGCGTGATCGGCCCGCTCACGAAGCGTTTCGGCGCACAATCACTCACGCGCATCGGCGCCATTCTCGTCGGCGTCGGCATGGGCTGCATTCCCTTCTCGCACTCGATGGCGTGGCTGCTCTTCGCGCTCGGCATCTTCGGCGTGGGCTCGGCCCTCTTCAATCCCAGCATGAGCGGCCTCGTCGCGAACGCCGCCGAACCACACGAACGCGGCAGCGTGCTGGGCGCCTACCAGGGCGCCGCGTCGATGGGCCGGGTTATCGGTCCGTTCGCCGCCAGCGGTGTGGCGAGCGCGAGTTCACTGTCGATCCCCTTCCTCGTCGGCGCCGTTGTTTCATTGGCGGGCGCGCTGTTGATCCACACGCGCCCTAAACCGAAGCCTCCGACTGATCTGATAGAAACGGAAACGAACGGTTCCTGA
- a CDS encoding class I adenylate-forming enzyme family protein has translation MSLLGLYDRSLLGRAATPALDYLGTSGEALGLTFGALEARSNRMAHALRARGVQAGDRLAFYLTNRIEVIDLWLACIKTGIIVVPVNVLYREREITHIVSDAAPVAVITTSAQLGDLPQGVISWSLEALVAEAASQAVTRSTVLCSANTPAALVYTSGTTGASKGAVLTHGNFAANALALTSAWEFTSDDRYLAVLPLFHVHGLGNGLHVWLLSGCHMRLAERFEHERAADWFETYQPTVFFGVPTMLVRLLDVAPERAAAIGTRTRLFVSGSAPLPAPVMDAFRERFGHVILERYGMTETLMNVSNPYYGERRAGTVGFPMPLTAVRIVDENGQDVPDGTSGELWVRGPNVCDGYWRRPEATAAAFTDGWFRTGDVGVRATDGYITLEGRRSDLIISGGFNIYPREIEELLAEQEGVREAAVVGVKDAVRGEVPVAYVVCDAAVDLDALAQQVRTQLASFKVPRGFVRVDALPRTALGKVQRHLLPPWTIS, from the coding sequence ATGTCACTCCTCGGATTGTACGATCGCTCGCTGCTGGGACGGGCGGCGACTCCCGCGCTCGACTACCTCGGCACGTCCGGAGAGGCACTCGGACTGACATTCGGCGCGCTCGAGGCGCGGAGTAATCGGATGGCGCACGCGCTGCGCGCGCGCGGCGTGCAGGCCGGTGATCGGCTCGCGTTTTATCTCACCAACCGGATCGAGGTCATCGACCTCTGGTTGGCGTGCATCAAGACCGGCATCATCGTGGTGCCCGTGAACGTGCTCTATCGTGAACGCGAGATCACGCACATCGTGAGCGATGCCGCGCCGGTCGCGGTGATCACGACGTCGGCGCAGCTGGGTGACCTGCCGCAAGGTGTGATCTCCTGGAGCCTCGAAGCCTTGGTGGCCGAGGCGGCGTCGCAGGCAGTCACGCGCAGCACCGTGTTGTGTTCGGCCAATACGCCGGCCGCGCTGGTCTATACGTCGGGCACCACTGGCGCGTCGAAGGGGGCCGTGCTCACGCATGGCAACTTCGCCGCGAATGCGCTGGCGCTCACCAGTGCCTGGGAGTTCACCAGCGACGATCGCTACCTCGCGGTGCTGCCGCTCTTTCACGTACATGGACTCGGTAACGGGCTGCATGTGTGGCTGCTCAGCGGCTGCCACATGCGGCTCGCCGAGCGGTTTGAGCATGAGCGCGCGGCCGACTGGTTCGAGACCTACCAGCCCACTGTGTTCTTCGGTGTGCCAACGATGTTAGTGCGGTTGCTCGACGTGGCGCCGGAGCGCGCGGCCGCGATCGGCACGCGCACGCGGTTGTTCGTGTCGGGCTCGGCGCCACTGCCGGCACCCGTGATGGACGCCTTCCGTGAGCGGTTCGGCCACGTCATTCTCGAGCGCTACGGCATGACCGAGACGCTCATGAACGTCAGCAACCCGTACTACGGTGAGCGGCGCGCTGGAACCGTGGGTTTTCCAATGCCGCTGACGGCGGTGCGTATCGTCGACGAAAACGGTCAGGACGTGCCCGACGGCACGAGCGGAGAGTTGTGGGTGCGCGGGCCGAATGTGTGCGACGGCTACTGGCGTCGACCGGAGGCAACGGCGGCGGCGTTCACGGACGGCTGGTTTCGCACCGGGGACGTGGGTGTGCGCGCGACCGATGGCTACATCACGCTGGAAGGTCGGCGCAGTGATCTGATCATCTCGGGAGGCTTCAACATTTATCCACGCGAGATCGAAGAGTTGCTGGCCGAGCAGGAGGGCGTGCGCGAAGCAGCCGTGGTGGGTGTGAAGGACGCGGTGCGTGGTGAAGTGCCGGTGGCCTATGTGGTGTGTGACGCGGCCGTCGACCTGGACGCGCTCGCGCAGCAGGTCCGCACCCAGTTGGCGTCGTTCAAGGTGCCGCGCGGTTTCGTGCGGGTGGATGCACTGCCGCGCACGGCGCTGGGCAAAGTGCAGCGGCATCTGCTGCCGCCGTGGACGATCTCGTGA